In Nomascus leucogenys isolate Asia chromosome 6, Asia_NLE_v1, whole genome shotgun sequence, one DNA window encodes the following:
- the LINGO1 gene encoding leucine-rich repeat and immunoglobulin-like domain-containing nogo receptor-interacting protein 1 isoform X2, producing MLAGGMRSMPSPLLACWQPILLLVLGSVLSGSATGCPPRCECSAQDRAVLCHRKRFVAVPEGIPTETRLLDLGKNRIKTLNQDEFASFPHLEELELNENIVSAVEPGAFNNLFNLRTLGLRSNRLKLIPLGVFTGLSNLTKLDISENKIVILLDYMFQDLYNLKSLEVGDNDLVYISHRAFSGLNSLEQLTLEKCNLTSIPTEALSHLHGLIVLRLRHLNINAIRDYSFKRLYRLKVLEISHWPYLDTMTPNCLYGLNLTSLSITHCNLTAVPYLAVRHLVYLRFLNLSYNPISTIEGSMLHELLRLQEIQLVGGQLAVVEPYAFRGLNYLRVLNVSGNQLTTLEESVFHSVGNLETLILDSNPLACDCRLLWVFRRRWRLNFNRQQPTCATPEFVQGKEFKDFPDVLLPNYFTCRRARIRDRKAQQVFVDEGHTVQFVCRADGDPPPAILWLSPRKHLVSAKSNGRLTVFPDGTLEVRYAQVQDNGTYLCIAANAGGNDSMPAHLHVRSYSPDWPHQPNKTFAFISNQPGEGEANSTRATVPFPFDIKTLIIATTMGFISFLGVVLFCLVLLFLWSRGKGNTKHNIEIEYVPRKSDAGISSADAPRKFNMKMI from the coding sequence ATGCTGGCGGGGGGCATGAGGAGCATGCCCAGCCCCCTCCTGGCCTGCTGGCAGCCCATCCTCCTGCTGGTGCTGGGCTCGGTGCTGTCAGGCTCGGCCACGGGCTGCCCGCCCCGCTGCGAGTGCTCCGCCCAGGACCGTGCTGTGCTGTGCCACCGCAAGCGCTTTGTGGCAGTGCCCGAGGGCATCCCCACCGAGACGCGCCTGCTGGACCTAGGGAAGAACCGCATCAAAACGCTCAACCAGGACGAGTTCGCCAGCTTCCCGCACCTGGAGGAGCTAGAGCTCAACGAGAACATCGTGAGCGCCGTGGAGCCCGGCGCCTTCAACAACCTCTTCAACCTCCGGACGCTGGGTCTCCGCAGCAACCGCCTGAAGCTCATCCCGCTAGGCGTCTTCACTGGCCTCAGCAACCTGACCAAGCTGGACATCAGCGAGAACAAGATCGTTATCCTGCTGGACTACATGTTCCAGGACCTGTACAACCTCAAGTCACTGGAGGTTGGCGACAATGACCTCGTCTACATCTCCCACCGCGCCTTCAGCGGCCTCAACAGCCTGGAGCAGCTGACGCTGGAGAAATGCAACCTGACCTCCATCCCCACCGAGGCGCTGTCACACCTGCACGGCCTCATCGTCCTGAGGCTCCGGCACCTCAACATCAACGCCATCCGGGACTACTCCTTCAAGAGGCTGTACCGACTCAAGGTCTTGGAGATCTCCCACTGGCCCTACTTGGACACCATGACACCCAACTGCCTCTACGGCCTCAACCTGACGTCCCTGTCCATCACACACTGCAATCTGACCGCTGTGCCCTACCTGGCCGTCCGCCACCTAGTCTATCTCCGCTTCCTCAACCTCTCCTACAACCCCATCAGCACCATTGAGGGCTCCATGTTGCATGAGCTGCTCCGGCTGCAGGAGATCCAGCTGGTGGGCGGGCAGCTGGCCGTGGTGGAGCCCTATGCCTTCCGCGGCCTCAACTACCTGCGCGTGCTCAATGTCTCTGGCAACCAGCTGACCACGCTGGAGGAATCGGTCTTCCACTCGGTGGGCAACCTGGAGACACTCATCCTGGACTCCAACCCACTGGCCTGCGACTGTCGGCTCCTGTGGGTGTTCCGGCGCCGCTGGCGGCTCAACTTCAACCGGCAGCAGCCCACGTGCGCTACGCCCGAGTTCGTCCAGGGCAAGGAGTTCAAGGACTTCCCTGATGTGCTACTGCCCAACTACTTCACCTGCCGCCGCGCCCGCATCCGGGACCGCAAGGCCCAGCAAGTGTTTGTGGATGAGGGCCACACGGTGCAGTTTGTGTGCCGAGCCGACGGCGACCCGCCGCCCGCCATCCTCTGGCTCTCACCCCGAAAGCACCTGGTGTCAGCCAAGAGCAATGGGCGGCTCACAGTCTTCCCTGATGGCACGCTGGAGGTGCGCTACGCCCAGGTACAGGACAACGGCACGTACCTGTGCATCGCGGCCAACGCGGGCGGCAACGACTCCATGCCAGCCCACCTGCATGTGCGCAGCTACTCGCCTGACTGGCCCCATCAGCCCAACAAGACCTTCGCCTTCATCTCCAACCAGCCGGGCGAGGGAGAGGCCAACAGCACCCGCGCCACTGTGCCTTTCCCCTTCGACATCAAGACCCTCATCATCGCCACCACCATGGGCTTCATCTCTTTCCTGGGCGTCGTCCTCTTTTGCTTGGTGCTGCTGTTTCTCTGGAGCCGGGGCAAGGGCAACACGAAGCACAACATCGAGATTGAGTATGTGCCCCGAAAGTCGGACGCAGGCATCAGCTCCGCCGACGCGCCCCGCAAGTTCAACATGAAGATGATATGA
- the LINGO1 gene encoding leucine-rich repeat and immunoglobulin-like domain-containing nogo receptor-interacting protein 1 isoform X1: protein MQVSERMLAGGMRSMPSPLLACWQPILLLVLGSVLSGSATGCPPRCECSAQDRAVLCHRKRFVAVPEGIPTETRLLDLGKNRIKTLNQDEFASFPHLEELELNENIVSAVEPGAFNNLFNLRTLGLRSNRLKLIPLGVFTGLSNLTKLDISENKIVILLDYMFQDLYNLKSLEVGDNDLVYISHRAFSGLNSLEQLTLEKCNLTSIPTEALSHLHGLIVLRLRHLNINAIRDYSFKRLYRLKVLEISHWPYLDTMTPNCLYGLNLTSLSITHCNLTAVPYLAVRHLVYLRFLNLSYNPISTIEGSMLHELLRLQEIQLVGGQLAVVEPYAFRGLNYLRVLNVSGNQLTTLEESVFHSVGNLETLILDSNPLACDCRLLWVFRRRWRLNFNRQQPTCATPEFVQGKEFKDFPDVLLPNYFTCRRARIRDRKAQQVFVDEGHTVQFVCRADGDPPPAILWLSPRKHLVSAKSNGRLTVFPDGTLEVRYAQVQDNGTYLCIAANAGGNDSMPAHLHVRSYSPDWPHQPNKTFAFISNQPGEGEANSTRATVPFPFDIKTLIIATTMGFISFLGVVLFCLVLLFLWSRGKGNTKHNIEIEYVPRKSDAGISSADAPRKFNMKMI from the exons ATGCAG GTGAGCGAGAGGATGCTGGCGGGGGGCATGAGGAGCATGCCCAGCCCCCTCCTGGCCTGCTGGCAGCCCATCCTCCTGCTGGTGCTGGGCTCGGTGCTGTCAGGCTCGGCCACGGGCTGCCCGCCCCGCTGCGAGTGCTCCGCCCAGGACCGTGCTGTGCTGTGCCACCGCAAGCGCTTTGTGGCAGTGCCCGAGGGCATCCCCACCGAGACGCGCCTGCTGGACCTAGGGAAGAACCGCATCAAAACGCTCAACCAGGACGAGTTCGCCAGCTTCCCGCACCTGGAGGAGCTAGAGCTCAACGAGAACATCGTGAGCGCCGTGGAGCCCGGCGCCTTCAACAACCTCTTCAACCTCCGGACGCTGGGTCTCCGCAGCAACCGCCTGAAGCTCATCCCGCTAGGCGTCTTCACTGGCCTCAGCAACCTGACCAAGCTGGACATCAGCGAGAACAAGATCGTTATCCTGCTGGACTACATGTTCCAGGACCTGTACAACCTCAAGTCACTGGAGGTTGGCGACAATGACCTCGTCTACATCTCCCACCGCGCCTTCAGCGGCCTCAACAGCCTGGAGCAGCTGACGCTGGAGAAATGCAACCTGACCTCCATCCCCACCGAGGCGCTGTCACACCTGCACGGCCTCATCGTCCTGAGGCTCCGGCACCTCAACATCAACGCCATCCGGGACTACTCCTTCAAGAGGCTGTACCGACTCAAGGTCTTGGAGATCTCCCACTGGCCCTACTTGGACACCATGACACCCAACTGCCTCTACGGCCTCAACCTGACGTCCCTGTCCATCACACACTGCAATCTGACCGCTGTGCCCTACCTGGCCGTCCGCCACCTAGTCTATCTCCGCTTCCTCAACCTCTCCTACAACCCCATCAGCACCATTGAGGGCTCCATGTTGCATGAGCTGCTCCGGCTGCAGGAGATCCAGCTGGTGGGCGGGCAGCTGGCCGTGGTGGAGCCCTATGCCTTCCGCGGCCTCAACTACCTGCGCGTGCTCAATGTCTCTGGCAACCAGCTGACCACGCTGGAGGAATCGGTCTTCCACTCGGTGGGCAACCTGGAGACACTCATCCTGGACTCCAACCCACTGGCCTGCGACTGTCGGCTCCTGTGGGTGTTCCGGCGCCGCTGGCGGCTCAACTTCAACCGGCAGCAGCCCACGTGCGCTACGCCCGAGTTCGTCCAGGGCAAGGAGTTCAAGGACTTCCCTGATGTGCTACTGCCCAACTACTTCACCTGCCGCCGCGCCCGCATCCGGGACCGCAAGGCCCAGCAAGTGTTTGTGGATGAGGGCCACACGGTGCAGTTTGTGTGCCGAGCCGACGGCGACCCGCCGCCCGCCATCCTCTGGCTCTCACCCCGAAAGCACCTGGTGTCAGCCAAGAGCAATGGGCGGCTCACAGTCTTCCCTGATGGCACGCTGGAGGTGCGCTACGCCCAGGTACAGGACAACGGCACGTACCTGTGCATCGCGGCCAACGCGGGCGGCAACGACTCCATGCCAGCCCACCTGCATGTGCGCAGCTACTCGCCTGACTGGCCCCATCAGCCCAACAAGACCTTCGCCTTCATCTCCAACCAGCCGGGCGAGGGAGAGGCCAACAGCACCCGCGCCACTGTGCCTTTCCCCTTCGACATCAAGACCCTCATCATCGCCACCACCATGGGCTTCATCTCTTTCCTGGGCGTCGTCCTCTTTTGCTTGGTGCTGCTGTTTCTCTGGAGCCGGGGCAAGGGCAACACGAAGCACAACATCGAGATTGAGTATGTGCCCCGAAAGTCGGACGCAGGCATCAGCTCCGCCGACGCGCCCCGCAAGTTCAACATGAAGATGATATGA